A stretch of Arachis hypogaea cultivar Tifrunner chromosome 15, arahy.Tifrunner.gnm2.J5K5, whole genome shotgun sequence DNA encodes these proteins:
- the LOC140178939 gene encoding calcium-transporting ATPase 10, plasma membrane-type-like, translating to MSYANGSPHRPPLPDTDLEAGPPTARSGDFDDGDVSDPFDITRTKNASIERLRRWRQAALVLNASRRFRYTLDLKKQEEKTQILRKIRAHAQAIRAAYLFKTAGDGQVIETTKPPAASAGEFPIGQEQLASVSREHDTVALQQYGGVTLLWTFLLSQLCNDVDHSFLF from the exons ATGAGTTACGCGAATGGCTCGCCGCACCGGCCGCCGCTTCCGGATACTGACTTGGAGGCGGGGCCTCCAACAGCACGCTCCGGCGACTTCGACGACGGCGATGTCTCTGATCCGTTTGACATCACCAGGACTAAGAACGCCTCGATTGAGCGACTCAGACGTTGGAGG cAAGCAGCACTGGTGCTTAATGCTTCTCGTCGATTTCGTTACACCTTGGACTTGAAAAAACAAGAAGAGAAGACACAAATATTGAGAAAGATTAGAGCTCATGCACAAGCCATTAGG GCAGCATATCTTTTCAAAACAGCCGGGGATGGTCAAGTGATTG AAACCACAAAGCCTCCTGCGGCCTCTGCTGGTGAATTTCCAATTGGACAAGAGCAACTTGCTTCAGTTTCAAGGGAGCATGATACCGTTGCTCTTCAGCAATATGGAGGGGTAACACTGCTGTGgaccttccttctctctcaactttGTAATGATGTTGATCACTCTTTTTTGTTCTGA
- the LOC140179239 gene encoding calcium-transporting ATPase 8, plasma membrane-type-like, whose translation MVMMLTYENEGMHLVPMIILERKEEVSGIRCYWPSDIVVTYLFRFPSTDVYVGCLQGSDFDYFNGSCSGFIGIGIKSEGIEDGWYDGGSIAFAVILVIVVTAISDYKQSLQFRNLNEEKRNIHLEVIRGGRRIEISIEIVVGDVIPLNIGNQVPADGILITGHSLAIDESSMTGESKIVHKDSKDPFLMSGCKVADGSGTMLVTGVGVNTGLLF comes from the exons ATGGTGATGATGCTGACTTACGAAAACGAAGGAATGCATTTGGTTCCAATGATTATCCtcgaaagaaaggaagaagtttCTGG TATCCGATGTTATTGGCCGAGTGATATTGTAGTGACCTATTTGTTTCGGTTTCCTTCTACAGATGTTTATGTGGGATGCTTGCAAGGATCTGACTTTGATTATTTTAATGGTAGCTGCAGCGGCTTCATTGGCATTGGGATAAAATCTGAG GGTATTGAGGATGGATGGTATGATGGGGGAAGCATTGCTTTTGCAGTTATTCTTGTCATTGTTGTCACAG CTATAAGTGACTATAAGCAGTCTCTTCAGTTTCGGAACCTGAATGAAGAGAAGAGAAATATCCATTTGGAG GTTATCAGAGGTGGTAGAAGGATTGAAATCTCTATAGAGATTGTTGTTGGTGATGTTATACCCCTCAATATTGGTAACCAG GTCCCTGCTGATGGAATTTTGATCACTGGTCACTCTCTTGCAATTGATGAATCAAGTATGACTGGGGAGAGCAAAATT GTCCATAAAGATTCTAAGGACCCTTTTTTGATGTCTGGGTGTAAAGTTGCAGATGGCAGTGGTACTATGCTG GTAACTGGTGTTGGTGTTAATACTGGTTTATTGTTCTGA